The following are encoded together in the Vicinamibacteria bacterium genome:
- a CDS encoding helix-turn-helix transcriptional regulator translates to MKAGTEAGRQEGRIGPLLKKWRNARRLSQLELALAADVSPRHLSFLESGRAKPSREMLLRLSSVLDLPFRESNLLLQAAGFAAVYRETSLTEPEMDGMRHALQLILRQHEPFAAVALDRQWDIVMVNAPYAGLLAGMSTPAQAPAPLTFIPPPRPNALRLLFDPRGFRPHIENWTRVASEILGRLNREVLWNGNEAAGALLQDLLATEGVPPDWRQPDFEAAPSLVLPLEIRLGECKARFFTTLTTLGAPQDVTLQELRVESFHPADADTDRLVRKA, encoded by the coding sequence ATGAAGGCTGGAACGGAGGCAGGCAGACAGGAAGGCAGGATCGGACCTCTCCTCAAGAAATGGAGGAACGCTCGGCGACTGAGCCAGCTCGAGCTGGCCCTGGCCGCCGATGTCTCCCCTCGGCACTTGAGCTTTCTGGAGAGCGGCCGCGCGAAACCGAGCCGCGAGATGCTGCTGCGCCTGAGCAGCGTTCTCGATCTTCCCTTCCGTGAATCGAACCTGCTTCTCCAGGCCGCCGGCTTCGCCGCCGTCTACCGCGAGACATCCCTCACCGAGCCCGAGATGGATGGCATGCGGCACGCGCTCCAGCTGATACTGCGCCAGCACGAGCCCTTCGCCGCCGTTGCCTTAGACCGGCAGTGGGACATCGTGATGGTCAACGCGCCCTACGCAGGGTTGCTCGCGGGAATGTCGACCCCCGCCCAGGCGCCGGCGCCCTTGACCTTCATCCCGCCGCCCCGGCCGAACGCCCTGAGGCTGCTTTTTGACCCCCGAGGCTTCCGGCCTCACATCGAAAACTGGACCCGGGTCGCGAGCGAAATCCTCGGACGCTTGAACCGCGAGGTTCTCTGGAACGGCAACGAGGCGGCAGGCGCCCTCTTGCAGGACCTTCTGGCCACGGAGGGCGTTCCTCCAGACTGGCGTCAGCCCGACTTCGAGGCCGCTCCGTCGCTGGTCTTGCCCCTCGAGATCAGGCTCGGCGAATGCAAGGCACGCTTCTTCACAACCCTGACCACCCTTGGCGCCCCCCAGGATGTGACCCTGCAGGAACTGCGCGTCGAGAGCTTCCATCCCGCGGACGCAGACACGGATCGCCTCGTGCGAAAGGCTTAG
- a CDS encoding cyclic nucleotide-binding domain-containing protein, whose protein sequence is MSGEVREGLLACSLFGGLTESAVEHLAEVTEVKKARAGDIVIREGSEGDQLFVILKGRVRTEKLTPYRDPYTVRVLKEGNFFGELSLLDRDIRSATVITETDCEFLVVGRERFLAFGDRYPDAGLAVTRRVAERLATRLRRANEDVVTLFSALVHEIEQRL, encoded by the coding sequence ATGAGCGGGGAGGTTCGGGAGGGGCTCCTCGCCTGCTCGCTCTTCGGGGGGCTGACCGAGAGTGCGGTCGAACATCTGGCCGAGGTCACCGAGGTCAAGAAGGCCCGCGCGGGCGACATCGTGATTCGGGAGGGAAGCGAGGGGGATCAGCTCTTCGTGATCCTCAAGGGACGCGTGCGCACCGAGAAGCTCACCCCCTACCGGGACCCCTACACGGTGAGGGTCCTCAAGGAGGGGAACTTCTTCGGCGAGCTCAGCCTTCTCGACCGTGACATCCGCTCCGCCACGGTGATCACGGAGACGGACTGCGAGTTCCTGGTCGTCGGCCGCGAGCGCTTCCTGGCCTTCGGGGATCGCTATCCGGACGCGGGCCTCGCCGTTACCCGCCGGGTGGCGGAGCGTCTGGCCACCCGCTTGCGGAGGGCCAACGAGGACGTGGTCACCCTCTTCTCCGCCCTCGTGCACGAGATCGAGCAGCGACTCTGA
- a CDS encoding potassium channel family protein, translating to MNFPETGQPPRLLERWHRFWAQLQAENIPRLTAYFLGVLLLGAPAIYFAERGTNDQFKNLEDGLWWSVVTLTTIGYGDKYPITHTGRALAFVVVLVGIGLVGTVTGKIASALVDRKIKEGRGLTDAHDLKGHVVILGWKTDMGLFVQDLLTAHPELGPGKLVLVNQAGDLVNEELRGRFPGLVYIHGDSIDPAVQQRAGVAHASRVLVLADEAGDRSDQEVDARTVMAVMNLENLAPDVYTYAEVLDRKFIEHLRLARCDEIILSREYGRFMLVNASVSAGLSQVLHDLLNIADPHGMATVPIPAGFVGKTFAELAAHFKAAGGDLLIGVLENTGQSLAIKRQALRAAQKTENVATLLENLRGVKDLVSNKPVLNPPDGYLIPEHARGIIIGRRRGGAA from the coding sequence ATGAATTTTCCTGAGACCGGGCAACCTCCCCGCCTCCTCGAGCGCTGGCACCGGTTCTGGGCTCAGCTCCAAGCCGAGAACATCCCCCGCCTGACCGCCTACTTCCTGGGCGTCCTCCTGCTGGGGGCCCCCGCGATCTACTTCGCGGAGCGGGGGACCAACGACCAGTTCAAGAACCTAGAGGATGGGCTCTGGTGGTCGGTGGTGACCCTGACCACCATCGGTTACGGCGACAAGTATCCGATCACCCATACGGGACGGGCCCTCGCCTTCGTCGTGGTTCTGGTGGGGATCGGCCTGGTCGGCACCGTCACCGGTAAGATCGCGAGCGCGCTCGTGGATCGGAAGATCAAGGAGGGCCGCGGCTTGACCGACGCACACGATCTCAAAGGACACGTTGTCATCCTGGGCTGGAAGACCGACATGGGCCTGTTCGTCCAGGACCTCCTGACCGCCCACCCCGAACTCGGCCCCGGGAAGCTGGTCCTCGTGAACCAGGCGGGGGATCTGGTCAACGAGGAGCTCCGGGGACGCTTTCCCGGCCTGGTCTACATCCACGGGGACTCCATCGACCCCGCGGTCCAGCAGCGGGCGGGGGTGGCCCACGCCTCGCGGGTCCTGGTCCTGGCCGACGAGGCGGGGGACCGCTCCGACCAGGAGGTGGACGCACGCACGGTCATGGCGGTCATGAACCTGGAGAACCTGGCCCCCGACGTCTACACCTACGCGGAGGTCCTGGATCGGAAGTTCATCGAGCATCTCCGGCTCGCTCGCTGCGACGAGATCATCCTCTCCCGAGAGTACGGCCGCTTCATGCTCGTGAACGCCTCCGTTTCCGCGGGTCTCTCCCAGGTCCTGCACGACCTTCTCAACATCGCGGACCCCCACGGGATGGCCACAGTGCCCATCCCGGCGGGGTTCGTGGGCAAGACCTTCGCGGAGCTGGCCGCGCACTTCAAGGCCGCGGGCGGGGACCTCCTCATCGGCGTCCTCGAGAACACCGGCCAGTCGCTGGCCATCAAGCGTCAGGCCCTGCGGGCGGCCCAGAAGACGGAGAACGTGGCCACCCTGCTCGAGAACCTGCGGGGGGTCAAGGACCTCGTCTCCAACAAGCCGGTGTTGAATCCGCCCGACGGGTACCTCATCCCGGAGCACGCCCGGGGCATCATCATTGGCCGGCGGAGGGGAGGAGCGGCATGA
- the hemW gene encoding radical SAM family heme chaperone HemW: MSASAEPIGLYLHIPFCEAKCTYCHFAIDPRRPDQDRQERYLQAVIKEMKGAAGGAPAPADTLYFGGGTPSLLAAPRLARLVEAARTLFRLGEDAEITLEANPRDLDYAGYRALREMGVNRLSLGVQSFSDPVLREMGRFHTGSDAALALAAARGAGIENVSVDLILGWPGETSERWRSNVESLTALEPDHVSVYLLEVEGRTLLSHRARQGALLLPPDDLVADLYDETVEALAALGLERYEISNFARPGRESRHNRKYWEDAPFLGFGMAAHSYQDGRRYWNQETYGGYCRALEAGAAAVAGERVLGPRERAGEALFTGLRRRAGIDLPDFRRRYQLDPLTEYAEALRDPLEAGLLEAVEGRLRLTRRGVLVSNEVFRAFV, from the coding sequence GTGAGCGCGAGCGCGGAGCCGATCGGCCTCTATCTCCACATCCCGTTCTGCGAGGCGAAGTGCACGTACTGCCATTTCGCCATCGATCCCCGCCGCCCCGACCAGGATCGGCAGGAGCGGTACCTTCAGGCAGTTATCAAAGAGATGAAGGGGGCGGCGGGGGGAGCCCCCGCCCCCGCGGACACCCTCTACTTCGGGGGGGGGACTCCTAGCCTCCTGGCCGCCCCTCGGCTGGCCCGGCTGGTGGAGGCCGCCCGCACCCTCTTCCGTCTGGGAGAGGACGCCGAGATCACGCTGGAGGCCAACCCGCGCGACCTCGACTACGCGGGCTACCGGGCGCTCCGGGAGATGGGGGTCAACCGCTTGAGCCTGGGCGTGCAGTCCTTCTCCGACCCCGTGCTCCGGGAGATGGGCCGGTTCCACACCGGGAGCGACGCCGCCCTCGCCCTCGCCGCGGCGCGCGGGGCCGGGATCGAGAACGTCTCTGTGGACTTGATCCTGGGCTGGCCGGGGGAGACGAGCGAGCGCTGGCGCTCCAACGTGGAGAGCCTGACCGCGCTCGAACCCGACCACGTGAGCGTCTACCTTCTGGAGGTGGAGGGCCGCACCCTGCTCTCCCACCGCGCTCGGCAGGGAGCGCTCCTCCTTCCCCCCGACGATCTCGTCGCCGACCTCTACGACGAGACGGTCGAGGCCCTGGCCGCCCTGGGCCTGGAGCGCTACGAGATCTCGAACTTCGCACGCCCGGGCCGCGAGTCGCGGCACAACCGCAAGTACTGGGAGGACGCCCCCTTCCTCGGCTTCGGGATGGCGGCCCACAGCTACCAGGACGGGCGGCGCTACTGGAACCAGGAGACCTACGGTGGCTACTGCCGGGCCTTGGAGGCGGGGGCGGCCGCCGTCGCCGGGGAGCGCGTGCTCGGCCCCCGGGAGCGCGCGGGGGAGGCCCTCTTCACCGGCCTAAGGCGCCGGGCGGGCATCGACCTTCCCGACTTCCGGCGCCGCTACCAGCTAGACCCCCTCACGGAGTACGCGGAGGCCCTCCGCGATCCCCTGGAGGCGGGTCTCCTGGAGGCCGTGGAGGGGCGGCTGCGCCTCACCCGGAGGGGTGTACTCGTCTCCAACGAGGTCTTCCGCGCGTTCGTCTGA
- a CDS encoding ATP-binding protein: MSRDGRDYAQACACRRPDGGASGADALVAACRIPLRYEECSLAGFEPGNTSLTAALEKALSYCHGYPFLGAVNEGLGLLFTGDNGVGKTHLAVAVLRELVTAKGVRGQFWDFNELIREIRNSYNPETKTTELQVLEPVVETDLLLLDDLGAWKMTDWMNDTLFYILNSRYLSKRATLITTNYHDADKEKVVAADFLARREFLVERIGQRLRSRLMEMCVVLPMHGPDFRRQRQEGLQVAVRGGPSER; this comes from the coding sequence GTGAGCCGCGACGGGCGCGACTACGCCCAGGCCTGCGCGTGCCGCCGCCCCGACGGGGGGGCCTCGGGGGCGGACGCCCTCGTGGCCGCCTGCCGGATCCCGCTCCGCTACGAGGAGTGCTCGCTCGCCGGCTTCGAGCCCGGCAACACCTCCCTGACCGCCGCCCTGGAGAAAGCCCTGAGCTACTGCCATGGCTATCCGTTCCTGGGGGCCGTGAACGAAGGCCTGGGTCTGCTCTTCACCGGTGACAACGGGGTGGGAAAGACCCACCTCGCCGTGGCCGTGCTGCGCGAGCTGGTGACCGCCAAGGGCGTGCGCGGCCAGTTCTGGGACTTCAACGAGCTCATTCGGGAGATTCGAAACTCCTACAACCCCGAGACCAAGACCACCGAGCTCCAGGTCCTGGAGCCGGTGGTGGAGACCGACCTTCTCCTCCTCGACGACCTCGGGGCCTGGAAGATGACGGACTGGATGAACGACACCCTCTTCTACATCCTGAACAGCCGCTACCTGTCGAAACGGGCCACCCTCATCACCACCAACTATCACGATGCGGACAAGGAGAAGGTGGTGGCTGCGGATTTCCTGGCCCGCCGGGAGTTCCTGGTCGAGCGGATCGGGCAGCGGCTGCGCTCCCGCCTCATGGAGATGTGCGTGGTCCTGCCCATGCACGGGCCCGACTTCCGGCGCCAGCGCCAGGAGGGGCTGCAGGTGGCGGTCCGCGGCGGTCCCTCGGAGCGGTGA